Within Vicia villosa cultivar HV-30 ecotype Madison, WI linkage group LG1, Vvil1.0, whole genome shotgun sequence, the genomic segment TTGCATTTCCACTTCTTGGTACCATCAGACATTTCTATAAGAACCATTTCAGTGTGAATAGCAGACTTCTTAGGACGAGGAGCTTTACCAAATGCATTTCTCTGACTTTGAGAACTCTGATCCAGGTCAACTGGAGGGGTTGCACCATCATCAGCAGTAGTTGTATTTTGTGTGGTAGTAGTATTTTGAGTAGTAGTTGTATTTTgagtagtgttgtcatttggAAGTGTAACTGGAAGGTCCAAATCAATCATCTCGCCAATCTCTAAATTTCCTCCATCCGTTGTCTCCTCTTCCCAACTCCCATAAAGCATCATGTTAATATCAATAAGATCATCCATTATTGGAGTCAATGAAGAATCTTGAAAAGACAtggcaaaaagaaaaaatatcaatCAAACAATAATGCATGATAAAATATGAGCAAAACTGAGTAACAAAAATACAATTGCAACCTCAATTCAAAACCGTAAGGCCGAACCCTAATCTAGAACAAAACTCaacaacaaaattaattaatactcAAACAATTTCTTCTCAAAACTCAAGcaatataaagaacaaatcaaATACTCAAACAATTTAGGTCAAAATTGTGTTCGAAATTGAAACAGAAAGAACCTCAATTCAAAACCCCGAAACCCTAATGAAAACAATACTCATCAACATAATCATCCTCTCAGACATTTTTTATCACAACTCAAGCAATATAAACAACAAATCAAATACTCAAACTGTTTAGGTCAAAATTTTGTAACATCATTGAAACAGGGTCAAGAACGATTCTGAAATCACAAGATTTTCTGTGAAAATTGATACCAGGTAAAGAAGTATTCAATATATCAAACATGCAAACATTGTAAACAATAGGCGAACAGAAATAAGAAATataagagtttgaaaacattacACGATTGTAGTACTACTAGTAGGCTTGAAGTCTTGGACAAATCACACAAACATAGATGATTCAAACACTCATGCAAGGAACCACTATGGCTTGATCGGAATTTGGGAGGAAGAAGAATCCCTAGGAGACGGAACAGAAGAGTgataggagagagagagagagagagagagagagagaggaaaaaaatgatgaaatgaaAAAACTAAAGAATTTATATGCATGCTTACCGGGTATCCGTTGGATAAATGGTTCGGTTCTTTGTTTTAGATACAGATTAAAATTATATCCATTACTAGACCAACATTCGTTTCGATCGGTCCAATGGTCCGGTTCCATTGGACTGGTTCCTGGATGGATTTCGGTTCTTCAGCTCCATTTACAGCCCTATGCTCAACAACTTATTTggcttataaaaaaaatgtataataCAAAGTTTATTTGACCTAATTAATTTGTAACTTTTTATTATTGTTGAATCTACTTATTTGACATCTGTTACCTATTATACTAttgtataaatatttaattaagatATAAAACATGTAAATTTCTTTATTGATTATGTacatcaaattaaaataaaaaattatctaaaaTAGAACATTATACACAtatactttaatttttatttaattgaaaatcCCTTGCCCTGGTGACAATATTTTATTTGGATCAAACCGAGCCTTTCTTTTCTCAAAAACTTCCCATTTCTGACCAAAATGTTCAACCCATTCTTCATGTGTTTCCTTTTGTGGAAGATATTGTTTCATCCCTATACCAACATCCTTACAATATTGTATTATTTGTTGGTTTTGAATCTGAAATTCCTCTAACTTATCAAACTTTGTTGTACGCAGAAGACTCACAACGTAGAAAATTTCTTCATTAGGTGTAACTGCTGACATATTATCATCCCACCTGTGAATTAATCCAAtccaaatataaatataattatgaaTTATGTTTTCATaattgtaattaattaattacaaattaatattttaatttcatcTTATCATAAAACTTACTTTGTTTTGTTCACTGGATAGACTATTGCAAGCCCTGCTGTAATATTTTGTTTAAGAATAATACCCTTGAACACACCTTCATCAAAATCAGAGATTCTAGATTTTGGAACAAACATGTTTAACCATGGATGTGGAACATCCCAAAGTCCTTGTGCCCTtaatgcaagttcatcagaatgAACCCTATTTAAAAATTCTTCATACAACACATCTTTTTCAAATATAAAAGTAGGGACAAAGTTTAGTCCTTGAACCAAAGTTTCAATTTCCTAATCAAGAAATAATAATATACTCAAGTTagtgaaaaatatattaatcatataaatcaaaattaatttagttaattaattaccTGATCAATGTGATCTTCAGAGTTATCGTCGTAATATTTGACAAGTTCAATGACGTAGATGATATTATGTTCGGTTATGAGGGAAGTTATGCGAGATCGATCAATTTCGGGATAAAATGATAGGTCTAGGGGTTGTTGATTTAGTAGCAACATGCCTTCTACATAATTGGGTGCATTAGTTTCATTTATTCCATTGAAAGAGATCAATTGTTCTTGATCTTCAGAAAATGTAGAGAAGTTGGTGTAAAGTAAACGGATCCACTTCACCTACAAGAAATTAATCAAAACATTTAACctactttatttatatttaaatagtatGATAATTTACTTTAAATTGCAATTTTATATAATCATTTTAGGAGTAAGATTTAATCCTTTTAAACTACTTTatgaaattattttatgaaattatTTGAGATTTTATGATACAATATACAATTAAAAAACATGTTACTTACTCTTTTGGGTGCAGGTCCTAGAGCTATTCTGGCTCTGGTTATAATTCCAAATTGGCCCAAACCTCCAAGAACAGCATAAAATATTTCTGAATTCTTTTTTGTAGAACAAGTCACCAACTCTCCTTTCCCTGTAATAGTTGAAGgtgaaatatattaaaaatatttggtCAAGCTTCTTACTATCTCATCCAAGTCTTGGGTAATTAAACAATGTTGTTAATGCAATTtttataaaagtaaaataaaagtaatatagttttatttttgttttgatgaaacatttatagaatatttaaaatgaagggaatttatcaaatattttttctaaattaaatttacaaaattttaaataatttttaaaaataaagaatttgaaactttttgtttatttattgaaTGTGAGTGTTAAATTAAGTctcattaatttttaaaattttataagttaattattatatatattttttaatttgggtCTTACTACTAAAGAAGATAACttgaatattatataattaaataattaattaaataataaatattttaataatttaaaaaaagttattCATTCATTAATATTATAAAGTGACTTgtatttggaaatatttttttaaagaaattttttataatttaaaaatacattcGAAGCAggtgaaataattttttaattgttaaattattgataattaattattagtattatCACTTTAAATAAAGATTAAATTTTAGATTTTTGACTCTTTCAACCCTTAATTCAactgatttaaattaattaagttgtGTAGCATTCATTTTGCATATCTTGATTTTGAGTCAAAAAAATTGCTGCGTATCTTAGTTTGATTACATGATGGATATATGGAATCTAAGTAAATATACGATGAAGTCACGTGACAATAACATTCTTATCTAATTCCATAAATATCAATATATAGAATTAGCAAATACTCCTCAAAACTAAAAAGTCTTTAGTTTAAAGCACATAAGTCTCCTCTCCCATTTCTAAGTACAAATTTTGTTCTTTTTCCTCTAGGCCAAGGGCTAATTTTGTTCATATCtataataaaacattattttgaCGGAATCTATAATGAAACATAGGCCACTATATGAATATTGCGATGGATATTAGGTTCAATGAATATCAAGAGATAATCCCCAACTAAGCTAGTAGTCATAAGTTAGACGTTTTCTTTGGATAATTAAATAGACATGGTCAATTTTCACTTCAAATAGAGACAAATTTAAAATCTTCTATAGAGATATGATGTGACTTACAAGATATATTCATAAATTTCTCGCATTTGATTTGGTTGAATAAAACTAATCCATcttgtttgttttctttgttttcaaaTTTGAGATGCTTGAATCTGAGGGATAGATAAATAGTTTATAGCACACATTTATTATGATAAgtgttttataaataaatttatatagattatttttatagtaaaaaataaaatttgattgatattatataaattattctgATCAAATCTTTAGAACATTTAtgctaataaaaaatttatataaactaatttaaaaatcaataaattttTGTGTATTATTAGGATTGAAAATATGTCAGATCGATCAACAAATATCTATGATTTAATCATAGACTCAAATAAAGTTATACTTTTTTTTGatagaaaatatttaattaattttttttataaatttatttggtAAAAGAAGTTAGGTCGAATACCGTAAAACAATTTCTTAATCCTTTGGATaaacttatataaataaatataaaagatattttttattttgattattataataaattatgaatttattattattttttgataatttACATTTATTAATCTACATTAAACTTTttgtatatttgaatatatttttattgagagcttatgaaaatattaaaataaaactttatTATCTCATAGAgcttatgaaaaataaattaagaataaTACATAAATAATGACATAAGATGTTTTTACAAAGAAATAATTTCAGATTTGAGTAAGGTAACTCAACTAATAAGTTTAATATGTGTTTGTTGAGTTAGATTGATGTAAATGGTAAGTCCATGGTTCAACCTCTATCAACGATTTTCTCATAATATACTAATATAAACAAGTGATTAGTTaccaatatttaaatttatttaaataaataagttattagtAGATTAACAAGTCAACAAAGACTTTAGAAAAGGTGAGACTCAAG encodes:
- the LOC131601553 gene encoding cytokinin dehydrogenase 3-like; this translates as MASYSTPSKALIILLCLNSIIHTMQTQSQPWSPLNAPKELLRLLIRDPLTLSLASTDYGHIIHQNSFAIFAPSSTHDISKLIKFSNSLLIPFTIAARGQGHSVNGQSMTNDGVVVNMTELNNSNNNNGIVVFDDYVDVGGEQIWIDVLHACLEKGLTPLSWTDYLYLSVGGTLSNAGISGQTFRFGPQISNVHELDVVTGKGELVTCSTKKNSEIFYAVLGGLGQFGIITRARIALGPAPKRVKWIRLLYTNFSTFSEDQEQLISFNGINETNAPNYVEGMLLLNQQPLDLSFYPEIDRSRITSLITEHNIIYVIELVKYYDDNSEDHIDQEIETLVQGLNFVPTFIFEKDVLYEEFLNRVHSDELALRAQGLWDVPHPWLNMFVPKSRISDFDEGVFKGIILKQNITAGLAIVYPVNKTKWDDNMSAVTPNEEIFYVVSLLRTTKFDKLEEFQIQNQQIIQYCKDVGIGMKQYLPQKETHEEWVEHFGQKWEVFEKRKARFDPNKILSPGQGIFN